One Paraburkholderia sp. PREW-6R genomic region harbors:
- a CDS encoding SMP-30/gluconolactonase/LRE family protein, producing MFYLTSPEIRTAEVFTRMPDPFRKADVQTDWARANRGGLATDSFLEGPVWDPAGYLFVTDIPHGRVFRISLSGEWELVVQYDGEPNGMKRFDDAHLLITDYRNGLMLLDIARGEVRPFLERRNSERFRGVNDLTFDSNGNLYFTDQGQTGLHDPTGRVYRLSADGKLDLLLGNCPSPNGLVLSPDERILFVGMTRGNCVWRVPLQADGSVSKVGQFFTSYGPSGPDGLTIDTQGRLFVANPGLGRAWVLNHRAEPVEILTSPEGASLTNLCFGGADMKTLFMTESVSGTVLKAEMTIAGPLPKQAGRTV from the coding sequence ATGTTCTATCTCACCTCGCCCGAAATACGCACCGCCGAAGTCTTCACGCGTATGCCGGACCCATTCCGCAAAGCCGACGTCCAGACCGATTGGGCGCGCGCCAATCGCGGCGGCCTCGCCACGGACTCGTTTCTCGAAGGCCCCGTGTGGGACCCGGCGGGCTATCTGTTCGTCACGGATATTCCGCACGGCCGCGTTTTCCGGATTTCGCTGTCGGGCGAGTGGGAACTCGTCGTGCAATACGACGGCGAGCCGAACGGAATGAAGCGCTTCGACGACGCGCATCTGCTCATCACCGACTATCGCAATGGCCTGATGCTGCTCGACATCGCGCGCGGCGAAGTGCGCCCGTTTCTCGAGCGGCGCAATTCCGAGCGCTTCCGGGGCGTGAACGATCTCACCTTCGATTCGAACGGTAACCTGTACTTCACCGACCAGGGGCAAACGGGACTGCACGATCCGACGGGACGTGTGTACCGGCTGTCGGCGGACGGCAAGCTCGACCTGCTGCTCGGCAATTGCCCGAGCCCCAACGGACTCGTGCTGTCGCCCGACGAAAGGATTCTCTTTGTCGGTATGACGCGCGGCAACTGCGTGTGGCGCGTGCCGCTTCAGGCAGATGGTTCCGTCAGCAAGGTCGGGCAGTTCTTCACGTCGTATGGTCCGAGCGGTCCGGACGGACTGACCATCGACACGCAAGGGCGACTCTTCGTCGCGAATCCGGGACTGGGCCGCGCGTGGGTGCTGAACCATCGCGCCGAACCCGTTGAGATTCTGACGAGCCCGGAAGGCGCTTCGCTCACGAATCTCTGTTTCGGCGGCGCGGACATGAAGACGCTGTTCATGACCGAGTCCGTTTCGGGCACGGTTCTCAAGGCTGAAATGACGATCGCCGGGCCGCTGCCGAAGCAGGCCGGGCGAACCGTCTGA
- a CDS encoding NAD(P)-dependent oxidoreductase has protein sequence MQTASHKPVVLVTAADLAPQALDMLSHFDVVFAGKQPTEDDIVALCEQHKPVAIIVRYGKVNARIMDAAENLQVISKHGSGIDVIDQAAAAARGIAVRAAVGANAAAVAEHAWALILACAKSVPQLDARMREGHWDKSTHKSVELDGRTLGLVGLGAIGRRVAAIGAAFGMNVLAFDPYANEVPAGVKRVSLDELYAASDIVSLHCPLTADNRQMLNRDTLARFRRGAILVNTARGGLIDEAALAEALASGQLRFAGLDSFDVEPMTQPHPFQQIPNTILSPHIGGVSDAAYVNMGKGAAANVLAAVEEHARNAA, from the coding sequence ATGCAGACGGCTTCGCACAAACCCGTCGTCCTCGTGACGGCTGCCGATCTCGCGCCGCAAGCACTTGATATGCTGAGCCACTTCGACGTCGTGTTCGCGGGCAAGCAGCCGACGGAAGACGACATCGTGGCGCTCTGTGAGCAGCACAAGCCGGTGGCGATCATCGTCCGATACGGCAAGGTGAACGCCCGCATCATGGATGCCGCCGAAAACCTCCAGGTGATTTCCAAGCATGGCAGCGGCATCGACGTGATCGATCAGGCAGCGGCGGCCGCACGCGGTATTGCGGTGCGCGCCGCCGTGGGCGCCAACGCGGCGGCCGTCGCGGAGCATGCATGGGCGCTGATTCTCGCGTGCGCGAAGTCCGTGCCGCAACTCGACGCACGCATGCGCGAAGGCCACTGGGACAAATCCACGCACAAGTCCGTCGAGCTGGACGGGCGCACCCTTGGCCTCGTCGGACTGGGCGCGATCGGCCGGCGCGTCGCAGCAATCGGTGCGGCGTTCGGCATGAACGTGCTCGCGTTCGATCCGTACGCGAACGAAGTGCCCGCCGGCGTGAAGCGGGTGTCGCTCGACGAGTTGTACGCCGCTTCCGACATCGTTTCGCTGCATTGCCCGCTGACAGCGGACAACCGCCAGATGCTCAACCGCGACACGCTGGCGCGATTCAGGCGCGGCGCAATTCTCGTCAACACCGCACGCGGCGGTCTGATCGACGAAGCGGCGCTCGCCGAGGCGCTCGCCAGCGGCCAGTTGCGCTTTGCCGGTCTCGACAGCTTCGACGTCGAACCGATGACGCAGCCGCATCCGTTCCAGCAGATCCCGAACACGATCCTGTCGCCGCATATCGGCGGCGTGAGCGATGCCGCGTACGTGAACATGGGTAAGGGCGCCGCCGCCAATGTTCTCGCCGCCGTCGAGGAACACGCCCGCAACGCAGCCTGA